From one Streptomyces sp. NBC_01478 genomic stretch:
- a CDS encoding NAD(P)H-binding protein has translation MDSPIAVIGGTGRVGRLVARQLLARNESVRVIGRSTQRARRHTPPQAQFFAADVRAPASVRTPLYGCSAVVYIVEPGTDDAGPDSPETTLHTGVRHVLDALRSTAASPHFVLVSQRHVTRRDHPMNAYGRMLDWRLAGENAVRASGLPYTVIRPGWLTDEPGHGHLHLEQGDFGDGIVTRPLVADACVQALYSPEARGVTFEMRSETGPGASPVPWQELFAGLRADAPTAARAALT, from the coding sequence ATGGACAGCCCGATCGCCGTCATAGGAGGAACCGGCCGCGTAGGCCGGCTCGTCGCCCGACAACTGCTCGCCCGGAACGAGAGCGTCCGCGTCATCGGCCGCAGCACCCAGCGCGCCCGCCGCCACACGCCGCCGCAGGCCCAGTTCTTCGCGGCCGACGTGCGCGCCCCCGCCTCCGTCCGCACCCCGCTGTACGGCTGCTCGGCGGTCGTCTACATCGTGGAACCGGGCACCGACGACGCCGGCCCCGACAGCCCCGAGACCACCCTGCACACCGGGGTCCGCCATGTCCTCGACGCCCTGCGCTCCACCGCCGCGAGCCCGCACTTCGTGCTGGTCAGCCAGCGCCATGTGACCCGCCGCGACCACCCCATGAACGCCTACGGCCGGATGCTGGACTGGCGGCTGGCCGGCGAGAACGCGGTCCGCGCCTCCGGGCTGCCGTACACCGTGATCCGCCCGGGCTGGCTGACCGACGAGCCCGGCCACGGCCATCTGCACCTGGAACAGGGCGACTTCGGAGACGGCATCGTCACCCGCCCGCTGGTCGCCGACGCCTGTGTGCAGGCGCTGTACTCCCCCGAGGCCCGCGGCGTGACCTTCGAGATGCGCAGCGAGACGGGACCGGGCGCCTCTCCCGTGCCCTGGCAGGAACTCTTCGCCGGCCTCCGCGCCGACGCCCCGACCGCGGCCCGGGCCGCACTCACCTGA
- a CDS encoding NDP-sugar synthase: protein MGDETLGIILAGGRGERAKPLTLASADYIRSKALIPFVGRSVVEWLVQSCRDQGIRRFYVIAQGAENHSQIKLVLGHGERFGVEIHYSRARLDRYNVGSGAATLHNLEQWDLTGRALVMPVDSVFEFALGRLKDAHDAADAVVTVASVGRTPEEIAGKYGVMQTSPDGLVSGFVEKPTLDRVHRIFPETSLPSLASFSSAVRTLPTNAGMYLVDCGKLRLAVRNPEMIRLAQQRLDWGGDLLPWLVGRGLPVAAAPIDRLGDLGSIPDYLATVGDVLDGRYPWMTRAMGEPTSAHPPYWIHESSLRTKDSVTGTTLAQKISEGSVVIGPAVRIGRNAEIGPGVKLRFCDIGDGVDVDEGARLSRTAIGDSAVVGPYARITDSYVGPMARVHSERDNPVRLVHSAIGEAADLRPGTRLSGVSVYPRLRVPAVTGLPTGTHLTSSDDILHWI from the coding sequence ATGGGGGACGAGACGTTAGGAATCATCCTGGCGGGAGGCCGGGGCGAACGCGCCAAGCCGCTCACCCTCGCCTCGGCCGACTACATCCGCAGCAAGGCCCTCATCCCGTTCGTCGGCCGCTCCGTCGTCGAATGGCTCGTCCAGTCCTGCCGCGACCAGGGCATCCGCCGCTTCTACGTGATCGCCCAGGGCGCCGAGAACCACAGCCAGATCAAGCTCGTGCTCGGCCACGGCGAACGGTTCGGCGTGGAGATCCACTACTCCCGCGCCCGCCTCGACCGCTACAACGTCGGATCGGGCGCCGCCACCCTGCACAACCTCGAACAGTGGGATCTGACGGGCCGTGCCCTGGTGATGCCGGTGGACTCCGTGTTCGAGTTCGCCCTGGGCCGGCTCAAGGACGCGCACGACGCCGCCGACGCCGTCGTGACCGTCGCCTCGGTCGGCCGCACCCCCGAGGAGATCGCCGGCAAGTACGGCGTGATGCAGACCTCCCCGGACGGACTGGTCTCGGGCTTCGTGGAGAAACCCACCCTGGACCGCGTCCACCGGATCTTCCCCGAGACATCGTTGCCGTCGTTGGCCTCGTTCTCGTCGGCTGTCCGCACCCTGCCCACCAACGCCGGGATGTACCTGGTCGACTGCGGCAAGCTGCGGCTGGCCGTGCGCAACCCCGAGATGATCCGGCTCGCCCAGCAGCGCCTCGACTGGGGCGGCGACCTGCTGCCCTGGCTGGTCGGGCGCGGGCTGCCGGTCGCCGCCGCGCCCATCGACCGGCTCGGCGACCTCGGCAGCATCCCCGACTACCTCGCCACCGTCGGCGACGTGCTCGACGGCCGCTACCCGTGGATGACCCGGGCCATGGGCGAACCGACGAGCGCCCACCCGCCGTACTGGATCCACGAATCCAGCCTGCGCACCAAGGACAGCGTGACCGGCACCACCCTCGCCCAGAAGATCTCCGAGGGCAGTGTGGTCATCGGCCCCGCCGTGCGCATCGGGCGCAACGCCGAGATCGGACCGGGCGTGAAGCTGCGGTTCTGCGACATCGGCGACGGCGTGGACGTGGACGAGGGAGCCCGGCTCAGCCGGACGGCGATCGGCGACAGCGCTGTCGTCGGGCCGTACGCCCGCATCACCGACTCGTACGTCGGTCCGATGGCGCGGGTGCACTCCGAGCGCGACAACCCCGTCCGGCTCGTCCACTCCGCGATCGGCGAGGCCGCCGACCTGCGGCCGGGCACCCGGCTGTCCGGGGTGAGCGTCTATCCGCGGCTGCGGGTGCCCGCCGTCACCGGTCTGCCCACCGGCACCCATCTGACCAGCTCCGACGACATCCTGCACTGGATCTGA
- a CDS encoding lysylphosphatidylglycerol synthase transmembrane domain-containing protein, whose protein sequence is MRHIRVRQILCLLPLLLVAVVAVRHRSVLVDGFGQLRAAEWPWLVAAAGATCLTWVAAAFTRQGAVVERLPARRLLATQFAAGAANHLLPTGLGAGAVNLRFLTVCGLPLARSSAALALFLLAESIARLTLLTGLLIAFPDALRLGTLLPAGALGPLLLIIGAVLCVAVLVLALVRRLRTAILSFLRTALSEARSVHTRPARALALWGGSLAFPALQAAGLVAVGQALNLPVPPAQMALAYLAATVAVALVPTPGGIGSVEAALIVALVAAGGPVAVATAVVLAYRIITVWIPIIPGALTLGALVRLRVI, encoded by the coding sequence GTGAGACACATCCGCGTCCGGCAGATCCTGTGCCTGCTTCCGCTGCTCCTGGTCGCCGTCGTCGCCGTCCGGCACCGGTCCGTTCTCGTCGACGGCTTCGGCCAACTGCGGGCGGCGGAGTGGCCCTGGCTGGTGGCGGCGGCCGGTGCCACCTGTCTGACCTGGGTCGCCGCCGCGTTCACCCGGCAGGGTGCGGTGGTCGAACGGCTGCCCGCGCGGCGGCTGTTGGCCACCCAGTTCGCGGCGGGCGCGGCAAATCATCTGCTGCCCACGGGACTTGGCGCGGGTGCGGTGAACCTGCGGTTCCTGACGGTGTGCGGGCTGCCGCTGGCCCGTTCGTCGGCCGCGCTGGCCCTGTTCCTGCTCGCGGAGTCGATAGCCCGGCTGACACTGCTCACCGGTCTGCTGATCGCCTTCCCGGACGCCCTGCGTCTGGGAACTCTCCTTCCGGCAGGGGCACTCGGCCCCCTGCTGCTGATCATCGGGGCCGTGCTGTGCGTGGCGGTCCTGGTCCTCGCGCTGGTACGGCGGCTGCGTACGGCGATCCTGTCGTTCCTCCGTACGGCGCTCAGTGAGGCGCGTTCCGTGCACACGCGGCCGGCCCGGGCGCTGGCGCTGTGGGGCGGTTCGCTGGCGTTCCCCGCGCTCCAGGCGGCCGGACTCGTGGCCGTGGGGCAGGCGTTGAACCTGCCGGTGCCGCCCGCGCAGATGGCGCTGGCCTATCTGGCGGCGACGGTCGCGGTCGCGCTGGTGCCGACGCCGGGCGGGATCGGCTCGGTGGAGGCCGCGTTGATCGTGGCGCTGGTGGCGGCGGGCGGGCCGGTCGCGGTGGCCACGGCGGTGGTGCTGGCCTACCGGATCATCACGGTCTGGATCCCCATCATTCCGGGGGCGTTGACCCTCGGAGCGCTGGTGCGGCTGAGAGTCATCTGA